The DNA region ACAATTAGCTCCAGCCAATGCATGAATGTTCTCCGCATCATCTATGTCATTAGCCATGCAGGAGATGCTAGAGACAGACACCAATTTGTTTCCAATTAAATTTGAGCAAGAAGAATCAATATGCTTTTTCCAGGATGAAATTATTGCAAATTGTCAATGCAGCATAAATCCATATACAGCAGCAACAAACCAAACAGCCAAAAGGAAAAATTCTCAAACACAATCACGGATCAAGTAAATGTGAAGTGTAGGAAATTAGGGGGCTAATTGTTAATATTTCTACCATACATCTGTCATAGAGAAGTACATTATCTTTTTCACTGTCTAAAGAGATTGGTGTAAAATCTGTAGCTGATTATCCATTCTTGACCAAATAGCAACAGAttcagaaaataaaaagaagtgAAAAACTGAAGCTCCCTTTAATCGGAAAACTTCATATAAAAGTAGCAATGGTTAAACATGCTTAACTCAGCTTGCTTATGTACTTAACCATGAAGAAGGATCGGCAAAGTCTATAACTTGTCCTGCCAAAAGCTACTTAAAATCCCTCAGCTAATTTTTGTTCTTCGCATTTCACTTTGCAGCAACGAATGACAAACAATAGCCACGAGACACCTGGAGTGTTCCAGATAGCACCATTTTGGTGTCAGTATGAAAATGATGTCACTCCAACTGAAATTTCATTTACTGTTTCCTCACAAAGTCCTACATTTATCACCTATTCAACTTTATTCTATGATGCCCTTGATTGATTTAAAACATAGAACTTCCCAACTACCACAAATCACACTTATTAGTTTTCGCCACATAATAAATGGACTAAGACTTGCACAAGGCACGCTCTAATCTTACCTTCATATATATTCAGTTCcaccaaaaataataaatattataatttcattTCATTCCATTCATATGCCAATACTCACATATAATGTTTCAATGAAAACGAGGCGACAATCAGCCATCACTACACTAGGCGTGCCCCCAGGAACTTAACTCAATCAACACAAGTACTAATTGGCGCAGTTCATTAATCAACCACAtaaaatttgatataaaaaGCTAAACAAGACAACAATCTGGAGTCAGTATATGAAACCGCCAAATACCCGCCATAGATACTTGAAATTAGTTTATCTATTATCCAAAATCGTCAGTAACAAAATGCCTGCCTTGTAACAACTACCTCAGAAGATTTTCTTGGCGTCCCAACTATTTTAACTCATATATGATATACTAAAATTTTAAGAACGAGATTGCAATAATTAGCTACACTGAATCCTATATATAAACATCACAGATGTAATCATTAACGAACATTTAAGTAAATATATTTACTGGTATCAACACTTGACAATGATGCGCGACACTCATCAATTTCACTTTCAGCCCATTTCAGTAGCCAATTTTAAATTGTGAAAACACAGAGCATTGCTAAATACAAAAATGCACTTTATTTCCAAAGTTTCTTTTAGTTAAGATACGATGAAATGAAATTTAATCCATCCAGTTCGCTTTAATAATGTCCCAATCAAATAATTAAGTAAATTGTTGAAATTAACATTTTATCCGATATGGATTAACTGGATAAATTATTTTCCCAACCTTTGATTAGATTTTTAAGTTCATAAACGTCAACTTTTTCCCCTTGTGGATAACTATACCATAAAATTAGTTAGTGCAATCATTCAACAAGACGAAGTAACTGAAAAATCTTCAAAAGATTTACCTGACAAAGATTAACATCTGATGCCCAAGAGACCCTTTTCGATTTCTGCGATCCTCCCATTTTTTTCACAAGTAAATTAattggatttaaaaaaatatatatatagatacacGTCTTTTAAAATTCGATCGATTTTTGCAATAAAAACCCAAATTCCGATTTAGCAATCACTTATACAACAAAGATTCACGTTTAAATTTAATCGATTGCTTTTCAATTGTCTTCAGCCATACATTGACAGAGAAACACAGAGAAGAAAATCAGAGACGATGGGGGGACGGGGGAGTAGAAATACAAAGAAACCCTAGATCCTCTGATCCACTTTTTCTGCTTTTTGCCCATTTGCCCTTTCACAGTCATTTCATTACGTCACACGATCCTAGCGTgccatatatataattgtaacTTGTTTTCGCAACACGCTCCAGTAGAGCGCGTGGTGTCTGTGAACGGATTAATttctttctctcttttttcaaaaacaattaaaacacgGAACGAATTCATTGTTTCGGTTTCTTATTTGACCCGTGAAGTAAATTAAATTTtgtgagaaaacattttaaagaATCAAAGTTATCGAAAATATGCATTTGTTAatggattaaaaaaaataatttgggaATAATTTAAGGGAGTGTTTGTAAtcactaaaaaaataattattgaattttgacTTAAAAAATTTTAGTTAGTTTTGTgtatttcttaaatttaaattCAGCGTTAATTTAAATGAAATCCAAAAATTGGTGGTAGACGACTCTGAATCTACAAAAGTAATTTTAGTAACAAGTtaatattaaaatcaattatttatcaAACATGATCAATTTctcatttaattttttcatttttgtttttaaacaCTTTTCAATTTTGATTTCATACTTAttcataatttataaatttaatcatattttttaatatcataATCTATTGCAAAAAATCAATAACTATATTTCAACACTTAAAATTGATCTTTCACCTAATACATCAAATCACTTGCTTTATTtctcttaaattaaattatcgtTTAAACATTATTTTATTATGATATCCTTATTatgaatatatgatattttcaagatgaaaaaataaacactttagaacaaaatttttgtttaaaatagTTATCTTACAACCAAACAATGTTTACGATAAAAAATGATTGAGAACTTTTAAGTTTGTTTGTATTATTTGATAGAATCAtacaagttttttttaaaaaaaatttgtaaaataaatatatatgagaatgtcattttttttaattaaataattgacgaagttaaaaaaacaaaaggtAGAATCATACAAGTTTTGTTACTAACAATAAAatggattttttaaaaaaaatatataaatatttttatatataagcATCATAAcaattaattttttctttaaaatgtaccGCACCGATTCTAGAGAATAGAGTCATAAGACACGTGAATCGAAAGCAAATCATGCAAACAGTTTTGCGAAGGTATCATTAATAACTGCGACAAAGTTCAACACATCTCTGTAATGGCAACATTTCATGTATATCTCAAGTTTAAAGTCAATACAAGATTAAAAGGCATTAACCATTGGCCAAACACAAGTTAAAAATCAATCAAACTCTcggggaaaaaaaaagaagcaacTCTCAGACAGATTGAAAGGGggaaaaaacaaaataacaaaattgtgACTCGTGAGTAGTAAATTACATGCAATCTCAGAAACTCTATATATATCCAacggaaaaaagaaaaagaatatgGTACCAATGCATCATCTTTCCTCCATCGAGTACCCAAGATTTTTTATTACCTCCTCCATTTGCGGTCTGATACAATTAGGACAAGCAGTGAGCAGATATGGTGGACACCAAAGAAATAAAATTTGGGTGCGAACAGATCAACGTTATTAATCATGGATATAACGATCTTGGATGCTTAGGACATTTATTTCAATAGGGGCGAGATGCAAATGAGATTGCAAACCGTTAAGTAATTATGATGAGTTGAAATCACCCAAAATCTAACTTTCAAATTCATTCTCAAATCAAAGTGAAATCCATCACAATTTAAGATGCATTTAGAACGAAACAGGGACTTGAAAGTTCAATTTAACCACATTGATTCatatataaatgatttcaaattaTGAAATTCAAATGCATTCAAACAAATGGGTGTATTTAGATTGCATATAGATGGACGAATTTGATCATGGCGGAtagttttgaaatttgaatctcAAATGGCATTAATGTTGAGTGCATTTGAAAGCCATTATAATTGTTaatataaaagcttgaagtgAGAGACTTTGAACTAATAAATCCCCCATATCAACACTACCGAACAActaaaatgaatttcaaatcatgaaataaatccgTTATTTCAAATGAATTGATCTGAgaatggatttaaagttgagTATATCTGAAAACCCTATAGTAAGTAATCGAAGAGTTTAAACTTAAAGgcaatgaatttgaaataccCTGTGTGAAAAACTTCCAAACTACAATAGCTTTGGAATCCTATTTCAAATGACACAATATACATCCACCATCATGTTGAATTTTGATTAAAGTTTTTAAGGAATGAAAGTGTTTCAGGTAAGGATTTCAAATGACACTAAAGTTGGATTCATATAAAATCCATTACTTATTAATACAAGAACATAAATGGTGGAAAATGTTTGAAATCCACCCGAATCAAAATCATCTAAACATCGCAGACAAAAGAAAATTTAGATGATACCTTGAGGAGAATGAGTTCCGTTTCCCTTAGCATTCTGCTGTGCCGGAGACAAAGTACGCTGAATACGAGGAGATCCATGTCTTCCATTTGAACCAGGTAGAGATCGTCTCTTTTTGATGTAGATATCCTTCTCATGCAAGTCAGGACTAGATCGTGGAGAGCCACTTGGTATAGCTTTCGCTCTTGCAGATTCAGTTGCTTGCATGTAGCTTGGGAGAGAGTTACTGCTACTACTATCTCTTGGTTCTTGATCAGCATTATCAGGTTTTGCTGAACCAAAAGAGCTTCGCCTTTTTACAGGTTTGTGCTCCTTTGGTAACTGCTCCATGCTACTTCTTGAAGCCGAATCCTGATTAGAGTTCGGAAGGGATTTTTTATCAGCTGATAAGGACTTATTTTTATAACTTGACTCACTTTTTTCCCCTCTTTTTTTCTTCGGTTTTGAAGAAACTACGCGAGTAGGAGTTGCTTGAGATTCAGTGACAGTTGTATGGCTTCTTGGAGATGCTTCAGGGGATTGCTTGTGTAACAGGTGGCTTGCTTCAGATCCCAACTCCAGCTGCAGGCCACTTAGATCTGGCTCTGGCTTCTTTTCTAATGGTGGCGAGTCTGTGGGAACCACAGAGTTATCACATTCAACAGTAGCTGAGTTACCACTATCATCCCTAGGCaaatgattaatatttttgtgtGATTGATCAGGTTCTAGGATGCTGGATATCCCATTGATGTCAAGAACGAAATTTTCTCCACTTGTCGAATGGTCAGACTCGTCAGCAATTTTTGGGTTCTGTTTAATGTCATTGACTCCAACCTCTGACCTATCAGGTGAATCGAGGGTCGATGAAATAGAAAGTTCAGTCCCACATTCCGAGCCACCTATTTGACCAGCTGGAGCATTGGAAATGGGATTTTTTTCTGCTGATTCAATCCCTTGAGACCTAAATGGTTGTTGATCCGTAGAAGTAGAAACCTTATCATCCAGGTCGTACTCGATATCATGATCCAGGTTGGATGAAGACTCTAGCATAGCATTATTGGCAGCTGAACTCAGTTCTTCAAATTTTGACTGGGCAGCAAGAAAAGTGGGGTTACTTGCCTCCCTTGATAATTTCTTGGTATCAATTTCAGGTTGTTCGGAGGAAAAATTATTCACATCTGGTAAGTCAATTTCATACACTGTTTCTTCCTTATCAGGGAGAGATTTTGCGTCCACCTCCAAATTCAAGTCTGTTTCCGTTATCTCAATACAAGCAGGTTCTGATATTGTTTCAGCCTCCAAATTTATAACTGTTTCTGTTACAACATGTGTTAAATCTGATTTGTCAATGTTCTGTAGGTCAGGATGGCTGGAGGAAGGCGAGGTTGATTTGCACACTTGGAGATCTACGTCATCTTCCTCGCAACTGATTAAATCATTGTCATTTACA from Primulina tabacum isolate GXHZ01 chromosome 14, ASM2559414v2, whole genome shotgun sequence includes:
- the LOC142524033 gene encoding protein IQ-DOMAIN 32-like; amino-acid sequence: MVKSSGACFKIIACGSDSVDHEDLQAPESKSSDERRGWSFRKRSARHRVLSNTIILEAPSSVKKESPESTDVNVLMQSNLTTQEKSSGIRGKEEKTELSAQPNIKILDTIADNVDDSTADATYDESSTIVDGSSANATYDESSINVIQAAIRRSLAQRLLSKQKNIIKLQAAIRGHLVRRHAVGTLRCVQAIVKLQVLVRARRARLLVEESCDFEKQNASRGKNNPDPRSEREAKTNLSLSYISIEKLLSNGFARQLLESTPKSKSINIKCDPLRSDSAWKWLERWMSVSSVSNAEVLDSGSGAELLEKNNLEHSEGKVDCVVPSDHYPEQTNLAGLRASVEASVNDNDLISCEEDDVDLQVCKSTSPSSSHPDLQNIDKSDLTHVVTETVINLEAETISEPACIEITETDLNLEVDAKSLPDKEETVYEIDLPDVNNFSSEQPEIDTKKLSREASNPTFLAAQSKFEELSSAANNAMLESSSNLDHDIEYDLDDKVSTSTDQQPFRSQGIESAEKNPISNAPAGQIGGSECGTELSISSTLDSPDRSEVGVNDIKQNPKIADESDHSTSGENFVLDINGISSILEPDQSHKNINHLPRDDSGNSATVECDNSVVPTDSPPLEKKPEPDLSGLQLELGSEASHLLHKQSPEASPRSHTTVTESQATPTRVVSSKPKKKRGEKSESSYKNKSLSADKKSLPNSNQDSASRSSMEQLPKEHKPVKRRSSFGSAKPDNADQEPRDSSSSNSLPSYMQATESARAKAIPSGSPRSSPDLHEKDIYIKKRRSLPGSNGRHGSPRIQRTLSPAQQNAKGNGTHSPQDRKWRR